The following are from one region of the Variovorax sp. V213 genome:
- a CDS encoding nuclear transport factor 2 family protein, whose product MLMKKLLLIAASAVLFTGCAMVPAGGGAPAEPAVAAAAERLRIAMIDPTPAALGALVADDLSYGHSSGRVDTKASFIGDLVAGKSDFVAITISDQTVKVVDGQTAIVRHTLAADTNDSGKPGKVALKILGVWQKQGGDWKLLARQAVRI is encoded by the coding sequence ATGCTCATGAAGAAGCTTCTTCTCATCGCGGCGTCGGCCGTTCTTTTCACGGGCTGCGCCATGGTTCCGGCCGGCGGCGGCGCCCCGGCCGAACCGGCAGTGGCCGCGGCCGCGGAGCGGCTGCGCATTGCGATGATCGACCCGACGCCCGCCGCCCTCGGTGCGCTGGTGGCCGACGACCTGAGCTACGGTCATTCGAGCGGCAGGGTCGACACCAAGGCCAGCTTCATCGGCGACCTCGTCGCCGGCAAGTCGGACTTCGTGGCCATCACGATCAGCGACCAGACCGTCAAGGTGGTCGACGGCCAGACGGCCATCGTGCGCCACACGCTCGCGGCCGATACCAACGATTCGGGCAAGCCCGGCAAGGTGGCGCTGAAGATCCTCGGCGTCTGGCAGAAGCAGGGCGGCGACTGGAAGCTGCTGGCACGCCAGGCCGTGAGAATCTAA
- a CDS encoding aldehyde dehydrogenase family protein encodes MQNFDNLIGGEWRAGASYSPNLNPSNLSDVLGQYAQGTAADVEAAVAAATAAFPAWATGSIQARSDALDKIGTEILARKEELGTLLAREEGKTRAEGIGEATRAGQIFKFFAGECLRLSGEVLPSVRPNIGVEITREPVGVVGLITPWNFPIAIPAWKIAPALAFGNCVVLKPADLVPGCAWALSDIIHRSGIPAGVFNLVMGRGSVIGEALVGHPGIHAISFTGSVGVGRNIAIQCVTNHKKVQLEMGGKNPQVILDDADLAQAVELSVQSAFYSTGQRCTASSRLIVTEGIYPQFIEAMKARMARIKVGDALAQGTDVGPVSSKSQLDQDMEYIAIGKGEGATLAAGGELLKLETDGYYMSPALFSESAAAMRINKEEIFGPVASVIRVKNYEEALATANDTEFGLSAGIATTSLKYATHFKRHSQAGMVMVNLPTAGVDYHVPFGGRKGSSYGPREQGKYAQEFFTTVKTAYTLA; translated from the coding sequence ATGCAAAACTTCGACAACCTGATCGGCGGCGAATGGCGAGCCGGCGCCAGCTACAGCCCCAACCTCAACCCCAGCAACCTCTCGGACGTGCTGGGCCAGTACGCCCAGGGCACGGCCGCGGACGTCGAGGCCGCCGTGGCCGCCGCCACCGCCGCCTTCCCCGCCTGGGCCACCGGCAGCATCCAGGCACGCAGCGACGCGCTGGACAAGATCGGCACCGAGATCCTCGCGCGCAAGGAAGAGCTCGGCACCCTGCTGGCGCGCGAAGAAGGCAAGACCCGCGCCGAAGGCATCGGCGAAGCCACCCGCGCCGGCCAGATCTTCAAGTTCTTCGCCGGCGAATGCCTGCGCCTGTCGGGCGAGGTGCTGCCCTCCGTGCGCCCGAACATCGGTGTCGAGATCACCCGCGAGCCGGTCGGCGTGGTCGGCCTCATCACCCCCTGGAACTTCCCCATCGCCATTCCGGCCTGGAAGATCGCCCCGGCCCTGGCTTTCGGCAACTGCGTGGTCCTCAAGCCGGCCGACCTGGTGCCCGGCTGTGCCTGGGCGCTGTCCGACATCATCCACCGCTCGGGCATCCCGGCGGGCGTGTTCAACCTCGTGATGGGCCGCGGCAGCGTCATCGGCGAGGCTCTGGTCGGCCACCCCGGCATCCATGCCATCAGCTTCACCGGTTCGGTGGGCGTGGGCCGCAACATCGCCATCCAGTGCGTGACGAACCACAAGAAGGTGCAGCTGGAGATGGGCGGCAAGAACCCGCAGGTGATCCTGGACGACGCCGACCTGGCCCAGGCTGTGGAGCTGAGCGTGCAAAGCGCCTTCTACTCCACCGGCCAGCGCTGCACGGCTTCCAGCCGCCTGATCGTGACCGAGGGCATCTACCCCCAGTTCATCGAGGCGATGAAGGCGCGCATGGCCAGGATCAAGGTGGGCGATGCGCTGGCCCAGGGCACCGACGTGGGCCCGGTCTCGTCGAAGTCGCAGCTCGACCAGGACATGGAATACATCGCCATCGGCAAGGGCGAGGGCGCCACGCTGGCCGCGGGCGGCGAGCTTCTGAAGCTGGAGACCGACGGCTACTACATGTCGCCGGCCCTCTTCAGCGAATCGGCGGCGGCCATGCGCATCAACAAGGAAGAGATCTTCGGGCCGGTGGCCAGTGTGATCCGGGTGAAGAACTACGAGGAGGCGCTGGCCACGGCCAACGACACGGAGTTCGGGCTCTCGGCGGGCATTGCGACCACGAGCCTGAAGTACGCCACGCACTTCAAGCGCCACAGCCAGGCCGGCATGGTGATGGTGAACCTGCCGACGGCGGGGGTGGACTACCACGTGCCGTTCGGCGGGCGCAAGGGTTCCAGCTACGGTCCGCGCGAGCAGGGCAAGTATGCGCAGGAGTTCTTCACCACGGTGAAGACGGCGTACACGCTGGCTTGA
- a CDS encoding SMP-30/gluconolactonase/LRE family protein produces the protein MQAELVLDARCATGESPVWRADEQALYWVDIPARQLHRWHAATGHHSCWTGDEMLACIAPRAGHPGQWIAGMESGLFAIATRADGTLAASPIASAVHAERGMRFNDGRCDRQGRFWAGTMQMDMAAAHEVGRVYRYQGDVNAEVALRAQFEHMIVPNGLAFSPDGKTMYLSDSHPAVQTIWAFDYDTDSGTPHGRRVFVDMKPLPGRPDGAAVDADGCYWICGNDAGLVHRFTPEGRLDRSLAVPVKKPAMCAFGGPQLDTLYVTSIRPGGDLSDQPLAGGVFALHPGIKGLAEPECRF, from the coding sequence ATGCAGGCCGAACTCGTTCTCGATGCGAGGTGCGCGACCGGCGAAAGCCCGGTCTGGCGCGCCGATGAGCAGGCGCTCTACTGGGTCGACATTCCGGCGCGGCAACTGCACCGCTGGCACGCCGCGACCGGCCATCACAGTTGCTGGACCGGCGACGAAATGCTGGCCTGCATCGCGCCGCGTGCCGGCCATCCGGGCCAATGGATCGCCGGCATGGAAAGCGGACTGTTCGCCATCGCCACGCGCGCCGACGGCACGCTGGCCGCGAGCCCCATTGCGAGCGCCGTCCACGCGGAACGCGGCATGCGCTTCAACGATGGCCGCTGCGACCGCCAGGGCCGCTTCTGGGCCGGCACCATGCAGATGGACATGGCGGCAGCCCACGAGGTCGGCCGCGTGTACCGCTACCAGGGCGATGTGAATGCGGAGGTCGCCCTGCGCGCGCAGTTCGAACACATGATCGTTCCCAACGGCCTCGCCTTCAGCCCCGACGGCAAGACCATGTACCTCTCCGATTCGCATCCGGCGGTGCAGACCATCTGGGCTTTCGACTACGACACCGACAGCGGCACGCCGCATGGCCGACGCGTGTTCGTCGACATGAAGCCGTTGCCGGGACGCCCCGACGGAGCGGCCGTGGACGCCGATGGCTGCTACTGGATCTGCGGCAACGACGCCGGGCTCGTTCACCGCTTCACGCCCGAGGGACGGCTCGACCGCTCCCTTGCCGTGCCGGTGAAGAAGCCCGCGATGTGCGCCTTTGGCGGCCCGCAACTCGACACGCTCTACGTGACATCGATCCGCCCCGGAGGCGACCTGTCCGATCAACCGCTGGCGGGCGGCGTATTCGCGCTGCACCCGGGCATCAAGGGGCTTGCGGAACCCGAATGCCGTTTCTGA
- a CDS encoding CynX/NimT family MFS transporter: MHKQFEMPGSPPATVPRSPSSTHWPGVALVVAAGVVASLQVGKVAIAVPQLRTDFGLDLSMVGWLMAVFSLLGVLGAVPVGAWVARAGDRRLVLVGLLAIAVGSTAGALAGSVAALLAGRVVEGLGFVLITIAGPSVLQRLVAPGGKDLAFAIWSCFMPTGIAIALFSGSLQGGWRGFWLGNAALATVLAVLLLLGVSRGSSGHEAPVSWRGMARDAALALRAGTPALIAASFVIYSLQFFALFSFLPVLLIERMGVGTATAGSLSALACCVNVAGNLVAGVLLKRGAARWLLAASASALMGLSAIGIFLPVLGAAPAFALCLAFSAAGGLLPATLIGTSALVAPSARLAPMSMGLLMLGSNLGQMIGPVVVGGAVDSLGWPAAAAIVAVAGVIGVLLALGLRRSLTRSGHAR, encoded by the coding sequence ATGCACAAGCAATTCGAAATGCCCGGCTCCCCGCCCGCCACCGTACCCCGCTCGCCTTCTTCAACCCACTGGCCCGGCGTCGCCCTGGTCGTGGCCGCCGGTGTGGTGGCGTCCCTCCAGGTCGGCAAGGTCGCCATCGCGGTGCCGCAGTTGCGCACCGACTTCGGCCTCGATCTCTCGATGGTCGGATGGCTCATGGCAGTGTTTTCGCTGCTGGGCGTGCTGGGCGCCGTGCCCGTCGGCGCGTGGGTCGCGCGTGCCGGCGACAGGCGTCTGGTACTCGTCGGCCTGCTGGCCATTGCCGTGGGCAGCACGGCGGGCGCGCTGGCAGGCAGCGTTGCAGCGCTGCTGGCGGGCCGCGTCGTCGAAGGCCTGGGTTTCGTGCTGATCACCATCGCGGGCCCCTCGGTGCTGCAGCGCTTGGTCGCGCCCGGCGGCAAGGACCTTGCGTTCGCGATCTGGAGCTGCTTCATGCCGACCGGGATTGCGATTGCGCTCTTCAGCGGCTCGCTGCAGGGTGGCTGGCGCGGCTTCTGGCTGGGCAATGCCGCGCTTGCGACCGTGCTCGCAGTGCTGTTGCTGCTGGGTGTTTCGCGCGGTTCGAGCGGCCACGAGGCACCGGTGTCATGGCGCGGCATGGCGCGCGATGCGGCTCTCGCCCTCCGAGCCGGCACGCCGGCGCTGATTGCAGCGTCTTTCGTGATCTACAGCCTGCAGTTCTTCGCGCTCTTCAGTTTCCTGCCGGTGCTGCTGATCGAGCGCATGGGCGTGGGCACGGCCACGGCCGGATCGCTGAGCGCCCTGGCCTGCTGTGTCAACGTGGCGGGCAATCTGGTGGCCGGCGTCCTGTTGAAGCGCGGCGCCGCTCGCTGGCTGCTGGCAGCATCGGCCAGCGCCTTGATGGGCCTCTCGGCCATCGGCATCTTCCTGCCGGTGCTCGGCGCGGCGCCAGCCTTTGCGCTGTGCCTGGCCTTCTCCGCCGCGGGCGGCCTGCTTCCCGCCACGCTGATCGGCACCTCGGCCCTCGTGGCGCCGAGCGCGCGGCTGGCGCCAATGTCGATGGGCCTGCTCATGCTCGGGAGCAACCTGGGCCAGATGATCGGCCCCGTGGTCGTGGGCGGCGCGGTGGATTCGCTCGGCTGGCCCGCGGCGGCCGCCATCGTTGCGGTGGCGGGCGTGATCGGCGTGCTGCTTGCGCTCGGGCTGCGGCGCTCTCTGACACGCAGCGGCCACGCCCGATAA
- the gudD gene encoding glucarate dehydratase: MTLSASTSPISGAPVVTGMRVVPVAGHDSMLMNLSGAHGPFFTRNLLILTDSAGHTGVGEVPGGEKIRQTLEDARDLIVGQPLGKHNAVLNSMRGAFANRDSGGRGQQTFDLRVTIHAVTAVEAALLDLLGQHLEVPVAALLGEGQQRDAVQMLGYLFYVGDRTKTDLPYESDPGAGNDWFRLRHEEAMTPEAIVRLAEATHARYGFTDFKLKGGVLRGEEEVEAIRALHERFPKARVTLDPNGGWLLQDAIRLCRDLHGVMAYAEDPCGAEGVFSGREVMAEFRRATGLPTATNMVATDWREMVHSLSLQSVDIPLADPHFWTLQGSVRVAQLCQAWGLTWGSHSNNHFDVSLAMFTHVAAAAPGKVTAIDTHWIWQDGQRLTKAPLQIEGGFVKVPTRGGLGVELDMDEVEKAHQLYLKHGLGARNDAQAMQYLIPNWSFDNKRPCMVR, translated from the coding sequence ATGACACTTTCAGCCTCCACTTCCCCCATCTCCGGCGCGCCCGTGGTCACCGGCATGCGCGTCGTGCCCGTCGCGGGCCACGACAGCATGCTGATGAACCTGAGCGGCGCGCACGGCCCGTTCTTCACCCGCAACCTGCTGATCCTGACCGACAGTGCGGGCCACACCGGCGTCGGCGAAGTGCCGGGCGGCGAGAAGATCCGCCAGACGCTCGAGGATGCGCGCGACCTCATCGTGGGCCAGCCCCTGGGCAAGCACAACGCGGTGCTCAACAGCATGCGCGGCGCGTTTGCCAACCGCGACAGCGGCGGCCGCGGCCAGCAGACCTTCGACCTGCGCGTGACCATTCATGCGGTGACGGCCGTCGAAGCCGCGCTGCTCGATCTGCTGGGCCAGCATCTCGAAGTGCCGGTGGCGGCACTGCTCGGCGAAGGCCAGCAGCGCGATGCGGTGCAGATGCTCGGCTACCTGTTCTACGTGGGCGATCGCACCAAGACCGATCTGCCGTACGAGAGCGACCCCGGCGCCGGCAACGACTGGTTCCGCCTGCGCCATGAAGAAGCGATGACGCCCGAAGCCATCGTGCGCCTGGCCGAGGCCACGCATGCGCGCTACGGCTTCACCGATTTCAAGCTCAAGGGCGGCGTGCTGCGCGGCGAAGAAGAAGTCGAGGCCATCCGTGCGCTGCACGAGCGCTTTCCGAAGGCGCGCGTCACGCTCGACCCGAACGGCGGCTGGCTGCTGCAGGACGCGATTCGCCTGTGCCGCGACCTGCACGGCGTCATGGCCTATGCCGAAGACCCGTGCGGTGCCGAAGGCGTGTTCTCCGGACGCGAGGTGATGGCCGAGTTCCGCCGCGCCACGGGCCTGCCTACCGCCACCAACATGGTCGCCACCGATTGGCGCGAGATGGTGCACAGCCTCTCGCTGCAGTCGGTCGACATTCCGCTGGCCGACCCGCACTTCTGGACCCTGCAGGGCTCGGTGCGCGTGGCGCAGCTGTGCCAGGCCTGGGGCCTGACCTGGGGTTCGCATTCGAACAACCACTTCGATGTGTCGCTCGCCATGTTCACGCATGTGGCGGCCGCGGCACCGGGCAAGGTCACCGCCATCGATACCCATTGGATCTGGCAGGACGGCCAGCGCCTGACGAAGGCGCCGCTGCAGATCGAAGGCGGCTTCGTGAAGGTGCCCACCCGCGGCGGGCTGGGCGTGGAGCTCGACATGGACGAGGTCGAGAAGGCGCATCAGCTCTATCTGAAACACGGCCTCGGTGCGCGCAACGATGCGCAGGCCATGCAATACCTGATCCCCAATTGGAGCTTTGACAACAAGCGTCCATGCATGGTCCGATGA
- a CDS encoding NAD-dependent epimerase/dehydratase family protein, which produces MSTSSQTSNNKLHRILLTGAAGGLGKVLRERLRPFAGILRLSDIAAIAPSEGAHEEVVACDLSDKAAVHALVEGCDAIVHLGGVSVERPFEEILEANIKGVFNVYEAARRHGVKRVVFASSNHVIGFHKQTDRLDASAQRRPDGYYGLSKSFGEDVAQFYFDRYGIETVSIRIGSSFPEPLNRRMMSTWLSYRDLTSLIEKSIFTPGVKHTIVYGMSANRDVWWDNSAAAHLGFVPQDTSEVFRDKVEAQPPVAPTDPNAIYQGGAFTAQGPFGDQ; this is translated from the coding sequence ATGTCGACGTCCTCACAAACTTCCAACAACAAGCTGCACCGGATCCTGCTGACCGGCGCGGCCGGCGGCCTGGGCAAGGTACTGCGCGAACGCCTGCGCCCCTTTGCCGGGATCCTGCGTCTTTCGGACATCGCCGCGATCGCGCCTTCCGAGGGTGCGCACGAAGAAGTGGTGGCCTGCGACCTGTCGGACAAGGCGGCAGTCCATGCGCTGGTCGAGGGCTGCGACGCCATCGTGCACCTTGGCGGCGTCTCGGTCGAGCGCCCGTTCGAGGAAATTCTCGAGGCCAACATCAAGGGCGTGTTCAACGTCTACGAAGCCGCCCGCCGTCACGGTGTGAAGCGCGTGGTGTTCGCAAGCTCCAACCATGTGATCGGCTTTCACAAGCAGACCGATCGGCTCGATGCCAGCGCCCAGCGCCGGCCCGACGGCTACTACGGCCTGTCGAAATCGTTCGGCGAGGACGTCGCGCAGTTCTACTTCGACCGCTACGGCATCGAGACGGTGAGCATCCGCATCGGCTCCTCGTTCCCCGAGCCGCTCAACCGCCGGATGATGAGCACCTGGCTCAGCTACCGCGACCTCACTTCGCTGATCGAGAAATCGATCTTCACGCCCGGCGTGAAGCACACGATCGTCTACGGCATGTCGGCCAACCGCGACGTCTGGTGGGACAACAGCGCGGCGGCGCACCTGGGCTTCGTGCCGCAGGACACCTCCGAAGTATTCCGCGACAAGGTCGAGGCCCAGCCTCCCGTGGCGCCGACCGACCCCAACGCCATCTACCAAGGCGGCGCCTTCACGGCGCAGGGCCCGTTCGGCGACCAATGA
- a CDS encoding FadR/GntR family transcriptional regulator, producing MVQTATGNPSISDAAADAAAGASFVGRPRPRGLAHGLVEDLGEKIRNQSLRPGDKLPTESAIMKSFGVSRTVVREALSKLQAAGLVETHHGVGTFVLQPRAAGMFRLDSADIATSVDVLAVLELRISLETESAGLAASRRTEEHLLAMRQALDDFERNVAVAGDTVAPDFRFHLQIAQATGNPYFADIMSHLGTTIIPRTRITAIRNYDRRGEYLSRVNREHEEIYAAIARRDPESARAAMRIHLTNSRERLRVAQEAAQQATANTPPAAS from the coding sequence ATGGTCCAAACGGCTACGGGTAATCCCTCAATTTCGGATGCGGCGGCAGACGCTGCTGCCGGTGCCTCCTTTGTGGGGCGCCCGCGCCCGCGCGGCCTGGCCCACGGGTTGGTGGAAGACCTGGGCGAGAAAATCCGCAACCAGTCGCTGCGCCCCGGCGACAAGCTGCCCACCGAATCAGCCATCATGAAGTCCTTCGGCGTGAGCCGAACGGTGGTGCGCGAGGCGCTGTCGAAGCTGCAGGCCGCCGGGCTGGTCGAAACGCACCATGGCGTCGGCACCTTCGTGCTGCAGCCGCGCGCAGCGGGCATGTTCCGGCTCGATTCCGCCGACATCGCCACCTCGGTGGACGTGCTGGCGGTGCTCGAGCTTCGCATCAGCCTGGAGACCGAATCCGCGGGCCTGGCCGCCTCGCGCCGCACCGAGGAGCACCTGCTCGCCATGCGCCAGGCGCTCGACGATTTCGAGCGCAACGTGGCGGTGGCCGGGGACACCGTGGCGCCCGATTTCCGCTTTCACCTGCAGATCGCCCAAGCCACCGGCAACCCGTATTTCGCGGACATCATGAGCCACCTGGGCACCACGATCATCCCGCGCACGCGCATCACAGCCATTCGCAACTACGACCGGCGCGGCGAGTACCTGAGCCGCGTCAACCGCGAGCACGAAGAGATCTATGCGGCCATTGCGCGCCGCGATCCGGAGTCGGCTCGCGCGGCCATGCGCATCCACCTGACCAACAGCCGCGAGCGGCTGCGCGTGGCACAAGAAGCGGCGCAACAAGCCACGGCCAACACGCCGCCGGCCGCTTCCTGA
- the kdgD gene encoding 5-dehydro-4-deoxyglucarate dehydratase, which produces MNPQELKSIMGSGLLSFPLTDFDANGDFNRKGYEKRLEWLAPYGASALFAAGGTGEFFSLTGDEYPGIIQSAVDTCRGVVPIIAGAGGPTRFAIQCAQAAEKAGAHGILLLPHYLTEAGQEGLAAHVEAVCKSVKFGVIVYNRATSRLKPDTLAGLAERNPNLVGFKDGIGDIEAMVAIYQKMGDRFAYLGGLPTAEVYAAAYKAMGTPVYSSAVFNFIPKTAVQFYEAVRDDDMATQHRLLKNFFMPYLELRNRTPGYAVSIVKAGAKIVGHDAGPVRAPLTDLKPDEMEQLKALIDALGPQ; this is translated from the coding sequence ATGAACCCTCAAGAACTTAAATCCATCATGGGCTCCGGCCTGCTCTCGTTCCCGCTGACCGACTTCGACGCGAACGGCGACTTCAACCGGAAGGGCTACGAGAAGCGTCTCGAATGGCTCGCCCCCTACGGCGCGAGCGCGCTGTTCGCGGCCGGCGGCACGGGCGAATTCTTCTCGCTGACCGGCGACGAGTACCCCGGCATCATCCAGAGCGCGGTCGACACCTGCCGCGGCGTGGTGCCGATCATTGCCGGCGCCGGCGGCCCGACGCGCTTTGCGATCCAGTGCGCGCAAGCGGCCGAGAAGGCCGGCGCACACGGCATCCTGCTGCTGCCGCACTACCTGACTGAAGCCGGCCAGGAAGGCCTGGCCGCGCACGTCGAAGCGGTGTGCAAGAGCGTGAAGTTCGGCGTCATCGTCTACAACCGCGCCACCAGCCGCCTCAAGCCCGACACGCTCGCCGGCCTGGCCGAGCGCAATCCGAACCTGGTCGGTTTCAAGGACGGCATCGGCGACATCGAAGCCATGGTTGCCATCTACCAGAAGATGGGCGACCGCTTCGCCTACCTGGGCGGCCTGCCCACGGCCGAGGTCTATGCCGCGGCCTACAAGGCCATGGGCACACCGGTGTATTCGTCGGCCGTGTTCAACTTCATTCCGAAGACTGCGGTGCAGTTCTATGAAGCCGTGCGCGATGACGACATGGCCACCCAGCATCGCCTGCTGAAGAACTTCTTCATGCCCTATCTTGAGTTGCGCAACCGCACGCCGGGCTATGCAGTGAGCATCGTCAAGGCCGGAGCCAAGATCGTCGGCCACGACGCCGGCCCGGTGCGCGCGCCGCTCACCGACCTGAAGCCCGACGAGATGGAACAGCTCAAGGCGCTGATCGACGCGCTCGGTCCGCAGTAA
- a CDS encoding Bug family tripartite tricarboxylate transporter substrate binding protein has translation MLGALGGGVLAAGGVHAADTWPSKPVRIVVPYPPGGSSDIIARSISQPLSEALGQPVIVENKPGANGNLGADFVAKSKPDGYTLLLCDVGALAISPSVYTRLPFDPSKDLRGVTMLAYSPHLLVVHPSVQANNLKDLIALSKKSEINFAVTATGSAPHLAGVALERASGARWQYVPYKGGVQAVQDTVAGQTQILMNGMLATLPHVQSGKLKVLGVSKSTRMPLIGDVPTIAEQGVAGFESGTWQGVRVAKGTPDAIVQRLNKELITVIRAADIRSRLAGQGAEVVTMAPAEEEQFFGKERTRWAKVVADAGIKLD, from the coding sequence ATGCTCGGCGCCCTTGGGGGCGGCGTGCTTGCGGCCGGTGGCGTGCATGCCGCCGACACCTGGCCCTCCAAACCTGTGCGCATCGTGGTGCCGTACCCGCCGGGCGGTTCGTCCGACATCATTGCCCGCTCCATCAGCCAGCCGCTGTCGGAGGCGCTCGGCCAACCGGTCATCGTCGAGAACAAGCCGGGTGCCAACGGCAACCTGGGCGCCGATTTCGTCGCCAAGTCGAAACCCGATGGCTACACGCTGCTCCTGTGCGACGTCGGCGCGCTCGCTATCAGCCCGTCGGTCTACACGCGGCTGCCTTTCGACCCCTCCAAGGATCTGCGCGGCGTGACCATGCTGGCCTATTCGCCGCACTTGCTGGTGGTGCATCCGTCGGTCCAGGCCAACAACCTGAAGGACCTGATCGCACTGTCGAAGAAGTCGGAAATCAATTTTGCCGTGACCGCCACCGGCAGCGCGCCGCATCTTGCCGGCGTGGCGCTCGAGCGTGCCAGCGGTGCGCGCTGGCAGTACGTGCCCTACAAGGGCGGCGTGCAGGCGGTGCAGGACACGGTCGCCGGCCAGACCCAGATTCTGATGAACGGCATGCTGGCCACCTTGCCGCATGTGCAAAGCGGCAAGCTCAAGGTGCTCGGCGTTTCGAAATCGACGCGCATGCCGCTGATCGGCGACGTGCCTACCATCGCGGAGCAGGGCGTGGCCGGCTTCGAATCGGGCACCTGGCAAGGCGTGCGGGTTGCCAAGGGCACGCCCGACGCCATCGTGCAGCGCCTCAACAAGGAACTCATCACGGTCATTCGCGCGGCCGACATCCGCTCGCGCCTTGCAGGGCAGGGCGCCGAGGTCGTGACCATGGCGCCGGCCGAGGAAGAGCAGTTCTTCGGCAAGGAACGCACGCGCTGGGCCAAGGTGGTTGCCGACGCCGGCATCAAGCTGGATTAA